The nucleotide sequence AATCGGTTTTTACACAAAAGAAGAAGCGCTGAACTTTTCATTAAGCGGAGCCAACTTAAGGTGCACGGGTACGAATTGGGATCTAAGAAAAGATGAGCCCTATTCGATTTATGACCGTTTTGATTTTGATGTTCCAGTCTTTCATACAGGCGATGCATGGGCGCGTTATCAATGCCGCATGCAGGAAATTGAAGAATCACTCAAGATTTTAGAACAAGCGGTGCAACAGTTTCCTGAAGAAGGTCCAGTGATGGCAAAAGTGCCAAGGATCATCAAGCCGCCTAAAGGTGAAGCGTTCGTTCGCATCGAGTCTCCACGCGGAGAGATAGGCTGTTACATCGCGTCAGAAGGAAAAAAGGAACCTTACCGCCTGAAGTTTCGCAGACCATCTTTTTATAACCTTCAGATTCTGCCAAAACTTTTAGTCGGTGAAAACATCTCCAACTTGATTACCATCTTAGGCGGGATTGATATCGTTCTCGGGGAGGTTGATGGCTGATGGAGGATCTTTTATACGCACAGCCTGGCTGGATGCATGTAGCCATTTTCTTTGCGCTCGGTGCCGCACTGCTGATGACAGTACTAGGCTTCGTAACATACGCGATCTTAGCGGAGCGAAAAGTGCTTGGATTCATGCAGATGCGCACGGGACCGAACCGGGTTGGAGGACGATTTGGTCTTCTTCAGACCGTTGCTGACGTTTTTAAACTTTTAATAAAAGAAGATACCATTCCAAAACTTGCTGACCGACCGCTTTTTATATTGGCGCCGGTTATCGCGTTCGCACCAGCGTTCATGGTGCTCGCGACGATTCCGTTCTCGGAAAACATGCAGTTCGCAGACCTCGGTGTCGGTCTTCTATATTATGTAGCCATCTCAGGAATTTCAACAATCGGCATCTTGATGGGCGGCTGGGCTTCTAACAATAAGTATTCGCTCCTCGGCGGCATGCGTGCTGCAGCGCAGATGATTTCATATGAGATTCCGCTCGTCATCTCGGTAGTCGGGGTTATCCTGTTTGCGGGAAGCCTGAACCTAAACGATATCGTAAGAGGACAAGAAAACATCGCCTACATTTTCTTAACACCAATCGGGTTTTTCGTTTTCTTGATCTCCTCGATCGCTGAGTTGAACCGTACGCCGTTCGACTTGCCAGAAGCAGAGTCTGAGCTCGTTGCCGGCTATCACGTCGAATACTCCGGTTTCCGCTGGGCGTTCTTCATGCTCACAGAGTATGTGTACCTATTTGCGATGGCGTCCCTTACAACCGTCCTGTTCCTAGGAGGCTGGAACCCGATTCCGTTTTTAGGATTCATACCAGGAGCATTGTGGTTTGGCGTCAAATTTAGCATCGTCGTGTTTTTCATGATCTGGATTCGCGGAACACTGCCAAGACTCCGTGCCGATCAGCTCATGGGCTTCGCATGGAAGGTCCTACTGCCGCTAGCGCTTCTGAACATTTTCGTCAGTGCCGCTGTGAAAGAACTGTTTTTATAAAAGGGTCCTAGACTTGCCATGTTTTTTTAAGGGTGAGGTTGCTAAATTTACTTACACCGATTTTTGTGAATTTTCTTCTTTGACAAGTTGATTGGAGTGCAAGGTGCGAGACTCCTGCGGGACTGGCGGTCAGGTGAGACACTTAAGAGTGAAACGTCCGAATGTGGCTCACCGCCTGCCCCGCGGAAAGCGAGCAACCTGGAGCGGAGATCAACACTTTCACAAACGACAAAGCACAATCACTCTAAAAATGTTTTGCACAACAAACAAAGCTCAATCAATAGAAAGACCAACGCATAAGGAGCGTGATCTCAGGATGAAAGGTCTTGTAAAAGGTTTAAGCTATACGGTCAAAAACCTGACGAAGCAAAACGTCACGACAAGCTATCCGGACGTACCCATCCAGATGCCTGACCGTTTCCGCGGCATCCAAAAGTTTTATCCCGAAAAGTGTATCGTTTGCAACCAATGCGCGCAGATCTGCCCGACCGACTGCATCCAGTTAACGGGGAAGCCGCATCCCGATCCTGCGAAAAAAGGGAAGATCATCGATACGTACGACATCAATTTTGAAATCTGCATCTTGTGCGATCTGTGTACAGAAGTTTGTCCGACTGAAGCGATCGTGATGACCAATCAGTTTGAGCTTGCTGAATACAGCCGGGATGAGCTTTTCAAAAACCTCGAGTGGCTCGATGAAAACGATGAGAATGTCAGAAAGGAGAACAAAGCATGACCGGTGAAATGATCGCTTTTTTCTTTCTCGCGCTAACAGCCATTGCCGGCGGCGTTCTTCTCATTAACCTGACAAATGTCGTACACATGGTTGTTGCCCTTATCTTTACGTTTATTGCGATTGCGGGTATTTACGTTACACTATCGGCTGAGTTCGTTGCCGTCGTGCAAGTGCTCATTTATTCAGGCGCTATTACGATCATCATGCTCTTTGGAATCATGCTTACCCGTCACCAGGAAAAAGAAAAGCAGCTGCCTCGTTTAAAGGTTATCTTAACAGGGCTTGCGATCGGGCTTTTCTTTCTGATCATGTACGGCAAGATCAAAGACCTTGATTTTGGACAGCAGAACGCAGAGCTTCATATCGATAACACGAAAAAAATCGGGATTGAACTGTATTCCCATTTTGTTATTCCGTTTGAGCTAACATCCGTGCTGCTTCTCGTTGCACTGATTGGTTCGATCATCCTAGCCAAACGGGATGACGATGAAAAGGAGGCAAAAAAATGAGCTCTGTCCCTTTAGCAGCTTACTTGATGCTTGCCTTGATTCTTTTTTGCATTGGATTGTTCGGTGCACTAACGAAGCGAAATGCGGTTATTGTACTCATTTCAATCGAATTGATGCTGAATGCCGTAAATATAAACTTGGTTGCTTTTGCAAAATATTCGATTAACCCTGGGCTGACTGGTCAAATTTTCTCGCTGTTCACCATAACGGTGGCCGCAGCAGAAGCGGCAGTTGGACTTGCGATTCTCATTGCACTTTACCGCAACAGACAGACGGTAAATGTGGATGAGATGGATACGATGAAGCGATAAGGAAGGAGATGGACGATCATGTTGCAGAGTAGTTGGCTTATACCGTTGTTCCCGCTTTTATCCTTCATTTTATTGCTCATTTTCAGAAAATCAAAAAGTGAGAGCACCGCTTGGATCGGGGTGCTGTTAACTGGAATTTCACTTGTGATGTCTGTCGGGGTTTGGCTCGCGGTATGGCAAGGTGACGGAATTAAAGTAGAAGGCACTTGGTTTCAAATCGGTGAACGGGCCATCACGATGGGCTATGAAGTAAATCCGCTTAATGCGCTCATGCTTGTCATCGTTTCACTCGTCAGTTTTTTAGTACACCTGTATTCAAAAGGGTACATGCACGGCGACGAACGATTCCCGGTATTCTTCGCCTATTTAGGATTGTTTTCATTCGCGATGCTTGGACTGGTTCTTTCTCCTAATCTATTACAGCTCTACATGTTTTGGGAGCTGGTAGGGTTAGGTTCATTTCTATTAATCGGTTTCTATTATTTTAAGCCGGAAGCAAAAGCCGCTGCGAAAAAAGCCTTCATCATGACCCGTATTGGGGACGTTGGTCTGTTTATCGGAATGGTTTTGCTATTTTGGCAGGTTGGCAGTTTTGAATATGACGAGATTTTCGCTTCGGTAAAAAATGGCGACATCTCATCAGGCATGCTGACACTCACAGCTCTATGTATCTTTGTTGGAGCAATCGGTAAATCAGGTCAGCTGCCTCTTCATACATGGTTGCCTGACGCGATGGAAGGTCCGACACCTGTTTCAGCGCTCATTCATGCAGCTACGATGGTAGCGGCAGGGGTCTATTTGGTCGCTGCGATGTATCCGCTATTCCAAGCTTCAGAAACAGCGTTAACGGTTGTTGCTGTTGTAGGAGGAGTGACTGCCATTTTTGCGGCTTCAATCGGTCTCATGCAAAAAGACATCAAACGCGTTTTAGCGTATTCAACTGTCAGCCAGTTAGGGTACATGATGCTCGCGCTTGGTGCATCAGGGTATGTGGCCGGAATCTTCCACTTAACAACACATGCGTTCTTTAAAGCATTGCTGTTTTTAGCTGCTGGAAGTGTGATTCATGCTGTACATACACAAAACATCGAAGAGATGGGCGGGCTTTGGAAAAAGCTTCGCGTGACAGGACCGCTCTTTTTAATCGGTGCTCTCGCCATTTCAGGTGTTCCATTGTTATCCGGATTCTTTTCAAAAGACGAAATATTGGCAAGTACGTATGCAGATGGCAAGTACGGACTGTTTTGGCTCGCTGTTATCGCTGCGTTCATGACGGCATTTTACATGTTCCGCTTGTTTTTCCTCGTGTTTACAGGGAAACCGCGCGGCGATCAGAGTGGTGTTCATGAATCACCAAGTGTGATGACACTGCCGATGATTGTTCTAGGGATCTTGGCAGTCGTTGCGGGTTATTTGAACACAACATGGTTTGGCACGTTTTTATCTGATTATTTGGCTAATGGTCCTGTTGAACTGCCGCATGCTGATCATCACGGGCCAGGGTGGATTCCGATTGTCGCGACAATGGCATCACTTTTAGGAATTGCGCTCGCTTATCTGATCTATCAAAAAGGAACGTTATCCCGAGACTGGATGACGCGTTCATTGCCAGGGCTCAGCAGCGTGATCTACAACAAGTGGTATGTTGATGAAGGGTATGACGCCACATTTGTAAAAGGAACGAAGGGCTTGAGCAAGCTTGGCGTTTTGTTTGATAAATATGTAGTCGACGGACTGGTAGCCGCTGTTGTGAGCGGTGTACAAGGATTAAGTAAGATCGGTTCAAGGCTGCAAAACGGGCAGGTTCAGTCGTATGGAACGTTCGCCATCTTTGGCATCGTCATTCTATTGCTGATCGTCGCATTAACAGGGGGGTACTTCTCATGAACACATATCTTCTTTCCATCTTGATTTTTTCCCCTTTGTTAGGCGTGCTCGTCCTACTGTTTACACCTTCTCATGATGAGAAGTCTATCAA is from Fictibacillus sp. b24 and encodes:
- the nuoH gene encoding NADH-quinone oxidoreductase subunit NuoH, yielding MMEDLLYAQPGWMHVAIFFALGAALLMTVLGFVTYAILAERKVLGFMQMRTGPNRVGGRFGLLQTVADVFKLLIKEDTIPKLADRPLFILAPVIAFAPAFMVLATIPFSENMQFADLGVGLLYYVAISGISTIGILMGGWASNNKYSLLGGMRAAAQMISYEIPLVISVVGVILFAGSLNLNDIVRGQENIAYIFLTPIGFFVFLISSIAELNRTPFDLPEAESELVAGYHVEYSGFRWAFFMLTEYVYLFAMASLTTVLFLGGWNPIPFLGFIPGALWFGVKFSIVVFFMIWIRGTLPRLRADQLMGFAWKVLLPLALLNIFVSAAVKELFL
- the nuoI gene encoding NADH-quinone oxidoreductase subunit NuoI, which encodes MKGLVKGLSYTVKNLTKQNVTTSYPDVPIQMPDRFRGIQKFYPEKCIVCNQCAQICPTDCIQLTGKPHPDPAKKGKIIDTYDINFEICILCDLCTEVCPTEAIVMTNQFELAEYSRDELFKNLEWLDENDENVRKENKA
- a CDS encoding NADH-quinone oxidoreductase subunit J yields the protein MTGEMIAFFFLALTAIAGGVLLINLTNVVHMVVALIFTFIAIAGIYVTLSAEFVAVVQVLIYSGAITIIMLFGIMLTRHQEKEKQLPRLKVILTGLAIGLFFLIMYGKIKDLDFGQQNAELHIDNTKKIGIELYSHFVIPFELTSVLLLVALIGSIILAKRDDDEKEAKK
- the nuoK gene encoding NADH-quinone oxidoreductase subunit NuoK, whose protein sequence is MSSVPLAAYLMLALILFCIGLFGALTKRNAVIVLISIELMLNAVNINLVAFAKYSINPGLTGQIFSLFTITVAAAEAAVGLAILIALYRNRQTVNVDEMDTMKR
- the nuoL gene encoding NADH-quinone oxidoreductase subunit L, with the translated sequence MLQSSWLIPLFPLLSFILLLIFRKSKSESTAWIGVLLTGISLVMSVGVWLAVWQGDGIKVEGTWFQIGERAITMGYEVNPLNALMLVIVSLVSFLVHLYSKGYMHGDERFPVFFAYLGLFSFAMLGLVLSPNLLQLYMFWELVGLGSFLLIGFYYFKPEAKAAAKKAFIMTRIGDVGLFIGMVLLFWQVGSFEYDEIFASVKNGDISSGMLTLTALCIFVGAIGKSGQLPLHTWLPDAMEGPTPVSALIHAATMVAAGVYLVAAMYPLFQASETALTVVAVVGGVTAIFAASIGLMQKDIKRVLAYSTVSQLGYMMLALGASGYVAGIFHLTTHAFFKALLFLAAGSVIHAVHTQNIEEMGGLWKKLRVTGPLFLIGALAISGVPLLSGFFSKDEILASTYADGKYGLFWLAVIAAFMTAFYMFRLFFLVFTGKPRGDQSGVHESPSVMTLPMIVLGILAVVAGYLNTTWFGTFLSDYLANGPVELPHADHHGPGWIPIVATMASLLGIALAYLIYQKGTLSRDWMTRSLPGLSSVIYNKWYVDEGYDATFVKGTKGLSKLGVLFDKYVVDGLVAAVVSGVQGLSKIGSRLQNGQVQSYGTFAIFGIVILLLIVALTGGYFS